The following are encoded in a window of Simkaniaceae bacterium genomic DNA:
- a CDS encoding amino acid racemase, whose protein sequence is MNIPMKTIGLLGGTGWSSTIGYYTLLNQLMHARLGGHHSAKIILKSIDYQYLWSSYGNDREASRLLEEELVGLIAMRPDCIIICCNTLHKYYDMIKDRLNASIPVMHAVDLVAQHAKNLGYEKVLLLATKFTMEDGFFADKLKNSGIGVVIPTEEERHILHAIHDQLMINKITAEAREYCRMLILRYHDLDAVVLGCTEYPLVVDEVNSILPIINPVHLQTASAVDYAL, encoded by the coding sequence ATGAATATTCCAATGAAAACGATCGGTTTATTAGGCGGAACCGGCTGGTCATCAACGATTGGATATTATACGCTCTTAAATCAGTTAATGCATGCGCGGCTTGGGGGGCATCACAGCGCCAAGATTATACTAAAAAGTATTGATTATCAGTATCTTTGGAGTAGTTATGGTAATGATCGGGAAGCCTCTCGGCTTTTGGAAGAAGAGCTTGTTGGTTTAATAGCCATGCGACCTGATTGCATCATCATTTGCTGTAATACACTACATAAATATTATGACATGATTAAGGATAGGCTTAACGCTTCCATTCCGGTAATGCATGCTGTTGATTTGGTTGCACAACATGCTAAGAACCTGGGCTATGAAAAAGTGCTTCTCCTAGCGACTAAATTCACAATGGAAGATGGTTTTTTTGCGGATAAACTTAAGAATAGCGGAATAGGTGTTGTGATTCCCACTGAGGAAGAGCGTCATATTTTGCATGCTATTCATGATCAATTAATGATCAATAAGATCACGGCGGAAGCTCGAGAGTATTGTCGAATGTTGATTCTTCGGTATCATGATTTAGATGCTGTGGTTCTTGGGTGTACGGAATATCCTCTGGTTGTAGATGAGGTAAACTCCATCTTACCGATTATCAATCCTGTCCATCTTCAGACAGCTTCTGCAGTTGACTATGCTTTATGA
- a CDS encoding CDP-alcohol phosphatidyltransferase family protein has protein sequence MIETHFRKTYQQLCINPLLNLGFLQKVHPHVFTCIACLLGISMIPLLSFGFSFWACVMLGISGFFDTLDGSLARHLKIASPQGAALDIICDRITEFAIIFGLYTVEPNVRALPTILMLGSILICITSFLIVGVFTEKSSEKSFFYSPGLIERAEAFIAFAIMILFPSTFAVSSYIFSFLVLLTAALRMHQFFRESAFLIKRGE, from the coding sequence ATGATTGAAACGCACTTTCGAAAAACATATCAACAACTGTGTATCAATCCCTTATTAAACTTAGGCTTTTTACAGAAAGTACATCCTCACGTATTCACTTGTATTGCATGTCTTTTGGGGATAAGCATGATTCCATTGCTCAGCTTTGGATTTTCTTTTTGGGCCTGTGTGATGCTGGGAATTTCAGGCTTTTTTGACACCCTAGACGGCTCCTTAGCTCGGCATCTTAAGATAGCTTCACCTCAAGGCGCTGCATTAGACATCATATGTGATCGTATCACCGAATTTGCGATCATTTTTGGCCTCTATACTGTAGAGCCTAATGTTAGAGCATTGCCAACGATTCTCATGCTTGGAAGTATTCTCATCTGCATAACCTCGTTCCTAATTGTAGGTGTTTTCACAGAGAAAAGCTCAGAAAAAAGCTTTTTCTATAGTCCCGGATTGATTGAAAGAGCGGAAGCTTTTATCGCTTTTGCTATTATGATTTTGTTCCCCTCTACTTTTGCTGTTTCATCCTATATTTTTAGCTTTCTTGTTCTACTTACGGCTGCGTTGCGCATGCATCAATTTTTTAGAGAAAGCGCCTTTCTTATCAAACGTGGAGAATAG
- a CDS encoding ATP-binding cassette domain-containing protein, with the protein MLTINQLSLSKGKQSILSNLSCEIKAGTITVLVGKSGSGKSTLLRTIAHLEQDYQGEIIFEGIDIKSFSLKERVQKIGFVPQSFSLFPQLSVFENCLLPLLNLKRQSRHMAKQEVMKMLESLDILPLCQAKPHQLSGGQRQRVALARALLLSPSLLLLDEPTSALDQENIFNFSQLLLNLKEIEGKSFLIATHDLAFAESLFGHLIKMKNGGFACA; encoded by the coding sequence ATGTTAACAATTAATCAATTAAGTTTATCAAAGGGAAAGCAATCCATTTTAAGTAATCTATCCTGTGAAATCAAGGCGGGAACCATTACCGTTCTCGTTGGGAAAAGCGGATCGGGGAAAAGCACGCTCCTCCGCACAATCGCACATCTCGAACAAGACTATCAAGGGGAAATTATCTTTGAAGGAATAGATATAAAAAGTTTTTCTTTAAAGGAAAGGGTGCAAAAAATCGGTTTTGTTCCCCAATCTTTCTCCCTTTTTCCTCAATTAAGCGTTTTTGAAAATTGTCTTCTACCCCTTCTCAATCTCAAACGCCAATCCCGGCATATGGCAAAGCAAGAGGTTATGAAGATGCTCGAATCTCTCGATATTTTACCCCTTTGTCAGGCTAAACCTCACCAACTCTCCGGAGGTCAGCGCCAACGCGTAGCCCTTGCGCGAGCCCTCTTACTTAGCCCCTCTTTACTTTTACTTGATGAGCCGACATCCGCCCTTGATCAGGAAAATATCTTTAATTTCTCACAACTTCTCCTTAATTTAAAAGAAATCGAAGGAAAAAGTTTCTTGATTGCAACGCATGATTTAGCTTTTGCAGAATCATTGTTTGGCCATCTTATCAAGATGAAAAACGGGGGATTTGCTTGCGCTTAA
- a CDS encoding VTT domain-containing protein: protein MSRFIKRFLPITVILIGMAIIYFTGVYKYLSFEVLKANHKELKLFIAQHPIIVSFLFILSYVSFTALSVPGGIFLSLLGGYLFPQPLSTIYVVFSATCGATLIFLSARTALGDSLRKKAGPVLRKMEGGFQKNAVSYLLFLRFVPLFPFWIVNIAPAFFGIALRTFVWTTLVGITPGALAFTLAGGGLEKIFESDQPFSIAAIFNIQLKIALTLLGLLALVPMIIKRIKKS, encoded by the coding sequence ATGAGTAGATTCATTAAAAGATTCTTACCGATTACAGTTATTCTTATAGGCATGGCTATCATTTATTTTACCGGTGTCTATAAATACCTCTCTTTTGAAGTGCTTAAAGCGAACCACAAAGAGCTGAAACTATTTATTGCGCAGCATCCTATCATTGTTTCCTTTCTTTTTATTCTCTCTTATGTCAGTTTCACTGCGCTTTCGGTTCCGGGAGGAATATTCCTATCTCTTTTAGGTGGATACCTCTTTCCTCAACCTTTGAGTACCATTTATGTTGTTTTTTCAGCAACCTGTGGAGCAACGCTGATCTTCCTTTCAGCACGAACTGCCTTAGGGGACAGTCTAAGAAAAAAGGCCGGTCCGGTTTTAAGAAAAATGGAAGGCGGGTTTCAAAAAAATGCCGTAAGTTATTTGTTGTTTTTGCGTTTTGTCCCGCTATTTCCTTTTTGGATCGTTAATATTGCGCCTGCCTTTTTTGGTATTGCTTTAAGAACTTTTGTTTGGACGACTTTAGTTGGGATTACCCCGGGGGCATTAGCGTTTACTTTGGCGGGTGGAGGATTAGAAAAGATCTTTGAGAGTGATCAACCCTTTTCTATTGCTGCCATTTTTAATATCCAACTCAAAATTGCATTAACTTTGCTAGGGCTTTTGGCATTAGTTCCGATGATAATAAAAAGGATAAAAAAATCATGA
- a CDS encoding amino acid ABC transporter permease, which produces MTYNIDLILNSLPLLLKGAFVTLKVLITSAMLSLSVGTLCGILSCRQVKIPVVTILIQVITFMLRGVPFFVQLLIVYFVLPDLISLDIDGLSASVIALGFCSSGYVAQIIRGVLNAIPTEQWECATSLGFSKKKALCSLILPQAFRMALPMLNNELDALLKSTAIISSIGILELTRVGMNIVSRQMHPVPIYLLLAAIYLLMSLIIKGITNILERNYRYVNN; this is translated from the coding sequence ATGACATACAATATCGATTTGATTTTAAATTCCCTTCCTCTTTTATTAAAGGGAGCTTTTGTTACCCTTAAAGTTCTGATCACCTCAGCAATGCTCAGCTTATCAGTGGGAACGCTTTGTGGAATACTCTCGTGTCGACAGGTGAAAATTCCTGTTGTCACTATATTGATCCAAGTCATCACTTTTATGCTCAGAGGGGTCCCTTTTTTCGTTCAGCTTCTCATCGTTTATTTTGTTCTCCCCGATCTGATATCACTCGATATTGATGGGCTGAGTGCTTCAGTGATTGCCTTGGGATTTTGCTCATCGGGATATGTTGCTCAAATCATTCGAGGAGTGCTCAATGCCATTCCCACTGAGCAATGGGAGTGTGCTACTTCTCTTGGATTCTCAAAGAAAAAAGCCCTTTGTTCTCTTATTTTACCCCAAGCATTTCGCATGGCATTGCCTATGCTCAATAATGAGCTTGATGCCCTTCTGAAGAGTACAGCGATCATCTCTTCCATTGGAATACTTGAACTCACCCGAGTTGGGATGAATATCGTGTCTAGGCAAATGCATCCCGTTCCTATCTACCTACTACTTGCGGCAATCTATCTTTTGATGTCGCTTATAATAAAGGGAATAACCAATATTTTAGAGAGGAACTACCGCTATGTTAACAATTAA
- a CDS encoding ATP-binding cassette domain-containing protein: protein MKEHVITTRNLRKTFTTKRGVHEAVKGVDLAVNAGEVFGFLGPNGAGKTTTLRMLTTLLPIDDGEASVAGFDVATQPDEVRRRIGYVSQKGGVDQAATGRENLILQGRLYGMSKEQVLSETKRLVDIFALGECIDRFPKTYSGGQLRRLDIALGMIHRPGILFLDEPTTGLDPQNRSNLWNQILALKELGVTIFLTSHYLDEVDFLSDRLAIMDGGKIVALDSPTALKQQISGEIVTIGLKPSFREQAIDAFKDLTFIREVVHHEDDIRVFVDHGATALPHILKVLDHGQMPLETIMVSSPSLNDVFLKTTGTSLRDGVES from the coding sequence TTGAAAGAGCATGTGATTACAACGCGTAATTTGCGCAAGACATTTACTACAAAACGCGGTGTGCATGAAGCTGTAAAGGGTGTTGATCTCGCTGTCAATGCGGGAGAAGTCTTTGGTTTTTTAGGGCCAAATGGGGCCGGTAAGACGACCACTTTGCGTATGCTGACTACTTTGCTCCCCATCGATGATGGCGAAGCAAGTGTGGCGGGGTTTGATGTAGCGACGCAACCGGATGAGGTCAGACGACGCATTGGTTATGTTAGTCAAAAGGGGGGTGTCGATCAAGCTGCAACAGGAAGAGAAAATCTCATTCTGCAGGGACGACTCTATGGGATGTCTAAAGAGCAAGTGTTAAGTGAAACAAAAAGATTGGTTGATATTTTTGCGCTTGGTGAGTGTATTGATCGTTTTCCCAAGACATATTCCGGTGGTCAATTGCGCCGTTTAGACATTGCACTTGGGATGATTCATCGTCCGGGAATTCTCTTTTTAGATGAGCCGACAACGGGACTCGATCCTCAAAACCGTTCGAATTTATGGAATCAAATCTTAGCTTTGAAAGAACTTGGGGTGACTATTTTTCTTACATCGCATTATCTCGATGAGGTTGATTTTCTCTCAGATCGGTTAGCGATTATGGATGGGGGTAAAATTGTCGCTCTTGATTCTCCGACTGCGCTCAAACAGCAAATTTCGGGAGAAATTGTTACGATTGGCTTAAAACCGAGTTTTAGAGAGCAGGCAATCGATGCCTTTAAAGATCTCACGTTTATTCGAGAGGTTGTCCACCATGAGGACGATATTCGCGTTTTTGTCGATCATGGAGCGACTGCACTACCACATATTCTAAAAGTGCTTGATCATGGCCAAATGCCACTTGAAACAATTATGGTTAGCAGCCCATCGCTGAACGACGTTTTTTTGAAAACAACCGGAACATCCCTTAGAGATGGAGTAGAGTCATGA
- a CDS encoding carboxymuconolactone decarboxylase family protein: protein MSRITPKAKNTYPWYLKLLFYLQKKKYGAILEPVLLWGRTPRVFLGFLLMQKSLNRKNSPLPPDLRALVTIRISQINQCAFCIDMNSSLLLQRGGREEQILNLSLFQQSSLFTESEKVALEYAEVVTQSPNKVNDELFQKLKAHFEEDAIVELTALIAFQSLSSQFNSALDASEFGFCKTFKKST, encoded by the coding sequence ATGTCTAGAATTACACCAAAAGCAAAAAACACCTACCCTTGGTATCTCAAACTCTTGTTTTATCTACAAAAGAAAAAATATGGAGCCATATTAGAACCGGTTTTACTTTGGGGGCGCACGCCAAGAGTCTTTTTAGGATTTTTATTGATGCAAAAATCCTTAAATCGCAAAAATTCTCCATTACCCCCTGATCTGAGAGCCTTAGTTACGATTAGAATTTCGCAGATCAATCAGTGCGCCTTCTGTATTGATATGAACTCCTCTCTTCTTCTTCAAAGGGGAGGCCGCGAAGAGCAAATTCTCAATCTTTCTTTATTTCAACAAAGTTCCCTTTTTACCGAATCTGAAAAAGTTGCTTTGGAATATGCCGAAGTTGTGACTCAATCACCCAATAAAGTAAATGACGAACTTTTTCAAAAATTAAAAGCACATTTTGAAGAAGATGCCATTGTTGAACTTACAGCCTTGATTGCCTTTCAAAGTCTCTCGAGTCAATTCAATTCCGCTCTAGATGCATCAGAATTTGGATTTTGTAAAACATTTAAAAAATCCACCTGA